The following are encoded in a window of Caldicellulosiruptor danielii genomic DNA:
- the spoVT gene encoding stage V sporulation protein T has product MKATGIVRRIDDLGRVVIPKEIRRTLKIREGDPLEIYTDNEGEVILKKYSPIGEMGAFAKEYAETLHQVSGHIIIITDRDRVIAVAGASKKDYMDKPLSQELERVMEENSIVVVKSENDLSCIPIVEGDTTRYTAQIVSPVLSEGSVIGSVIMCSTQSHVVMGDSEYKLVQAATSFFGKQLEQ; this is encoded by the coding sequence ATGAAGGCAACAGGGATTGTAAGAAGAATTGACGATTTGGGAAGGGTTGTAATCCCGAAAGAAATAAGAAGGACTCTTAAAATCAGAGAAGGTGACCCGCTTGAGATATATACTGATAACGAAGGTGAGGTTATCTTAAAGAAATATTCACCAATTGGTGAAATGGGGGCATTTGCTAAAGAATATGCTGAAACTCTTCATCAGGTGAGTGGTCATATCATAATTATCACTGACAGAGATAGAGTAATAGCCGTTGCAGGCGCTTCTAAAAAGGATTATATGGATAAACCTTTGAGTCAAGAATTGGAAAGGGTTATGGAAGAAAATTCTATTGTTGTTGTGAAATCAGAAAATGACTTGAGCTGCATACCAATTGTAGAAGGCGACACAACAAGATATACTGCTCAGATAGTAAGTCCTGTACTTTCCGAAGGAAGTGTAATAGGCAGTGTGATTATGTGTTCAACACAGTCTCATGTTGTTATGGGTGACTCAGAATACAAGCTTGTTCAAGCTGCAACATCTTTCTTTGGAAAACAGCTTGAGCAGTAG
- a CDS encoding DUF2273 domain-containing protein, whose protein sequence is MDLLKEFLLKHIGEVIGGLIGLIFAIFVLIFGFFKTLFIFICIAVGIFIGGRYFEKKKLIEFLDKHLPW, encoded by the coding sequence ATGGATTTGTTGAAAGAGTTTTTATTAAAACACATAGGAGAAGTAATAGGCGGGTTGATTGGTCTTATATTTGCAATATTTGTGCTTATATTTGGTTTTTTTAAGACACTGTTTATATTTATTTGCATAGCGGTTGGAATATTTATAGGCGGACGATATTTTGAAAAGAAAAAACTAATTGAGTTTTTAGACAAACACTTACCATGGTAA
- the xseA gene encoding exodeoxyribonuclease VII large subunit — protein MMINNPVAKKEWSVYELTSYLKKKVEMDVLLKNIYLKGEVIKPSVSGEHLYFELKDLEYDAKIKCVFFWFDKSVEIKHGSKVLVKGNVIFYEKEGIIELKVSEITDIGLGELFVKLKQLEEKLRQEGLFDSKYKKEIPRYPKKVGIVTSKNGAAVRDILNTIYTRFENIQVYIYSCSVQGQDAPYEICEGIEYFNTAEPVEVIIVGRGGGAFEDLMAFNSEMVVRKIFESKIPVISAVGHERDYVLSDFVADMRAITPTNAGEIVVSFQNQALEKLNEYQKSMKGAMEKTFNMVKEKVRMLQYKLNQNSPTNTIAKRAQDIDLYCHKLSFAINKKLHEAHRNLKNFEKRLADRNPESRLSVARTNFDNCSRRLEEAFKKVFLQKEFAYKVNLEKLIALNPLNVLKRGYSITLHNSKILTTIAQVNNGDEIVTQLSDGIIKSKVFFKQEGAENNV, from the coding sequence ATGATGATAAACAATCCAGTAGCCAAAAAAGAATGGAGTGTTTATGAGCTTACAAGCTATTTAAAAAAGAAAGTTGAAATGGATGTTTTACTGAAGAATATATACCTGAAAGGTGAAGTTATAAAACCTTCTGTTTCAGGCGAGCATCTTTATTTTGAGCTGAAAGATTTAGAGTATGATGCAAAAATAAAATGTGTATTTTTTTGGTTTGACAAGAGTGTAGAGATAAAACATGGTTCTAAAGTGCTTGTGAAGGGCAATGTCATTTTTTATGAAAAAGAAGGAATAATTGAGCTAAAGGTAAGCGAAATCACTGATATAGGACTTGGTGAGCTGTTTGTAAAATTAAAACAACTTGAAGAAAAGCTAAGACAGGAAGGGCTCTTTGATTCAAAATACAAAAAAGAAATTCCGCGTTATCCTAAAAAAGTGGGAATAGTGACTTCAAAAAATGGTGCAGCAGTCAGGGACATTCTTAATACAATTTACACCCGGTTTGAAAATATTCAAGTGTATATTTACAGCTGCTCAGTTCAGGGGCAAGATGCTCCATATGAGATTTGCGAGGGGATAGAATATTTCAATACAGCAGAGCCCGTTGAGGTTATTATTGTTGGACGTGGTGGTGGCGCATTTGAAGATTTAATGGCGTTCAACAGTGAGATGGTTGTAAGAAAGATATTTGAATCCAAAATTCCTGTTATATCGGCAGTAGGTCATGAGAGGGACTATGTTTTAAGTGATTTTGTTGCAGACATGAGGGCTATAACTCCTACCAATGCCGGCGAAATAGTGGTAAGTTTTCAGAACCAGGCACTGGAGAAGCTTAACGAATATCAAAAGAGTATGAAAGGTGCAATGGAAAAGACATTTAATATGGTCAAAGAGAAGGTCAGGATGCTTCAGTACAAGTTAAATCAAAATTCACCCACAAATACCATCGCAAAACGTGCACAGGATATTGATTTGTATTGCCACAAGCTTTCTTTTGCAATCAATAAAAAGCTTCATGAAGCTCATAGAAATTTAAAGAATTTTGAAAAAAGATTGGCGGATAGGAATCCTGAATCAAGGCTTTCGGTTGCGAGAACAAATTTTGATAACTGTAGCAGAAGACTTGAGGAAGCTTTCAAGAAGGTTTTTCTGCAAAAAGAGTTTGCATATAAGGTTAATCTGGAAAAGTTAATTGCCTTAAATCCTCTGAATGTTTTAAAGAGAGGATATTCTATAACATTACATAATTCCAAGATTTTGACCACCATTGCACAAGTAAATAATGGAGATGAGATAGTGACTCAGCTTTCCGATGGTATAATAAAATCTAAGGTATTTTTCAAACAAGAAGGAGCTGAAAATAATGTGTGA
- the xseB gene encoding exodeoxyribonuclease VII small subunit produces MCELQRDIKFEDAMKRLEEIVRSLEDGNLSLEEAIKLYEEGIRLTKICNDILRSVEKRVVLIEKLNGEYIQDDITNDIYGGLGQKE; encoded by the coding sequence ATGTGTGAACTGCAAAGAGATATAAAATTTGAAGATGCGATGAAAAGATTAGAGGAGATTGTAAGGAGTTTGGAAGATGGTAATCTTTCACTGGAGGAGGCTATAAAGCTTTACGAAGAGGGAATTAGACTTACAAAGATTTGTAATGATATACTCCGCAGCGTGGAAAAGAGAGTAGTGTTAATTGAAAAACTAAATGGAGAGTACATTCAGGATGACATTACCAATGATATTTATGGAGGTTTAGGGCAGAAGGAATGA
- a CDS encoding 2-oxoacid:acceptor oxidoreductase family protein translates to MNDIIIAGIGGQGNILLSRVVCQLFMNRGFDVKSAENIGMSQRGGSVVSYVRVGDDVGPIVPDGRADILIGLEISEAARSINKVNKNSLIVLNDRFVRPKNSDLKKQRILKFFEENFPKLYIVNAHTIAFELNIPKAENITMLTLICKKGILPFSKEEILKALKQVLSPRMYEMNKILVEKIYERY, encoded by the coding sequence ATGAATGATATTATAATAGCTGGAATAGGTGGGCAGGGGAATATTCTGCTCTCAAGGGTGGTCTGTCAACTTTTCATGAACAGGGGCTTTGATGTAAAATCAGCTGAGAACATTGGAATGAGCCAAAGAGGTGGCTCTGTTGTAAGTTATGTCAGGGTAGGAGATGATGTAGGTCCTATTGTACCAGATGGCAGAGCTGACATTTTAATAGGACTTGAGATAAGTGAAGCTGCAAGAAGTATTAACAAAGTTAATAAAAATTCTTTGATTGTTTTAAATGATAGATTTGTACGGCCAAAAAATTCAGATTTAAAAAAGCAACGAATACTCAAATTTTTTGAGGAAAACTTTCCCAAATTGTATATTGTAAATGCCCATACCATCGCTTTTGAATTAAATATTCCGAAGGCAGAAAATATTACAATGCTTACTTTGATATGCAAAAAAGGAATTTTACCTTTTTCGAAAGAAGAGATTTTGAAAGCTTTGAAGCAGGTCTTGAGTCCAAGAATGTACGAAATGAATAAAATTTTAGTTGAAAAGATTTATGAAAGATATTAA
- the nusB gene encoding transcription antitermination factor NusB, which yields MHRRRKTRELSMKILYAFRFEDGQQDIIEFYKKFRELNQDEDFKHIDEKYLERLLKGVVQNQQRIDGLIEKYSKDWPLSRLPMIELELMRIAVYELLFEEDVPVSVAIDEAVDMASIFGIEKAPSFVNGILGRIAANEVKRGQKS from the coding sequence ATGCACAGAAGAAGGAAGACAAGAGAACTGAGCATGAAGATTTTGTATGCCTTCAGATTTGAAGATGGGCAACAAGACATAATAGAATTTTACAAAAAGTTCAGAGAATTAAATCAAGATGAAGATTTCAAACACATAGATGAGAAGTATCTTGAAAGATTATTAAAAGGGGTTGTTCAAAACCAGCAGAGGATAGATGGTCTTATTGAAAAGTACTCAAAAGACTGGCCACTTAGCAGGCTTCCGATGATTGAGCTTGAACTTATGAGGATAGCTGTGTATGAGCTTTTGTTTGAAGAAGATGTTCCTGTGTCTGTTGCAATTGACGAGGCTGTTGACATGGCAAGCATATTTGGGATAGAAAAGGCGCCAAGCTTTGTAAATGGCATACTTGGTAGGATTGCTGCAAATGAGGTGAAAAGAGGCCAAAAATCATGA
- the iorA gene encoding indolepyruvate ferredoxin oxidoreductase subunit alpha, with translation MKKVLMGNEAVAYSLFINGVNVAVGYPGTPSTEVIETLKNFQDDDFYVEWSTNEKVALEIAAGASLSGARTVATMKQVGLNVAADPLLSLSVVGVEGGLLVFVADDPGPHSSQTEQDTRNFARFCNLPVFDPSSPKEAFELIKPAFEISEKYKLPVLFRMTTRVCHSNQSIEFEFKREKRKIKGFEKKPDWVILPALSYKKHMELEQKLQDMKKELSAYNKVEGRGKIGIVSGGISYFYVKEAIKGFEDLFSILKITVVHPLDEGLVLEFAKDKQMLIFIEELDPVLEEEVKLILFENGKFIPTYGKRNGYVQFAGELDVDKVRDIFHKIFSDRRFLAKNTFTDVLQTPKRQAQLCAGCPHRSSFLIVKYAAKGQDVIFTGDIGCYTLGFAKPISTTDTCLCMGASITMAQGIKISDCSKKVIAFIGDSTFFHSGITGLVNSYYNRHNITICILDNLTTGMTGFQPHPGTGKKIYGKEGRKVSIESLVKGIGIEKILVIDPYLSFAENVDKVRKFLNDEELGVIVFRRECANLKSRESYFKINQNCSKCKVCLEVTGCPAIDEDENGKLFIDSTLCNGCGLCENFCRYSAIEKVMVK, from the coding sequence ATGAAAAAAGTCTTGATGGGCAACGAAGCTGTGGCATATTCTCTTTTTATAAATGGTGTAAATGTTGCTGTTGGGTATCCAGGTACGCCTTCAACAGAGGTTATAGAGACGTTGAAAAACTTTCAAGATGATGACTTTTATGTGGAATGGTCGACAAACGAAAAAGTAGCACTTGAGATAGCAGCAGGTGCAAGTCTTTCAGGCGCAAGAACTGTGGCTACAATGAAACAAGTGGGTTTGAACGTTGCGGCAGACCCTCTTTTGTCCCTTTCAGTTGTAGGAGTAGAAGGAGGACTTTTAGTGTTTGTGGCAGATGACCCTGGGCCGCATTCCTCTCAGACAGAACAGGACACACGAAACTTTGCAAGGTTTTGCAACCTGCCAGTTTTTGACCCTTCTTCTCCAAAAGAAGCATTTGAGCTCATAAAACCTGCTTTTGAGATTTCAGAAAAGTATAAATTACCTGTACTTTTTCGGATGACAACACGAGTTTGTCATTCCAACCAGTCGATTGAGTTTGAGTTCAAAAGAGAAAAAAGGAAGATAAAAGGGTTCGAGAAAAAGCCAGACTGGGTTATTTTACCGGCACTTTCGTACAAAAAACATATGGAACTTGAACAAAAACTTCAGGATATGAAAAAAGAGCTTTCTGCTTACAACAAAGTTGAAGGCAGGGGAAAAATAGGGATTGTAAGTGGGGGGATTTCATATTTTTATGTCAAAGAAGCCATAAAAGGTTTTGAAGATTTGTTTTCAATCTTAAAGATTACAGTTGTACATCCCTTAGATGAAGGATTAGTATTGGAATTTGCAAAGGATAAACAAATGCTGATATTCATCGAAGAGCTTGACCCTGTTTTGGAAGAAGAAGTTAAACTTATACTCTTTGAAAATGGAAAATTTATTCCTACATATGGAAAGCGAAACGGTTATGTTCAGTTTGCAGGTGAACTTGATGTTGACAAGGTAAGGGACATTTTTCACAAGATATTTTCTGACAGGCGATTTTTAGCGAAAAATACATTTACGGATGTTCTTCAAACTCCAAAAAGGCAGGCACAACTTTGCGCTGGGTGTCCTCATAGAAGTTCTTTTTTGATTGTAAAGTATGCAGCTAAGGGGCAAGATGTAATCTTCACAGGAGATATTGGCTGCTACACACTTGGGTTTGCTAAGCCCATTTCAACAACAGATACCTGCCTTTGTATGGGAGCAAGCATTACAATGGCTCAAGGCATAAAAATTTCAGATTGTTCAAAAAAGGTCATCGCTTTTATTGGAGATTCAACCTTTTTCCACAGCGGCATTACAGGTCTTGTAAATAGCTACTATAATAGGCACAATATAACCATATGCATTTTGGACAATCTGACAACTGGCATGACAGGGTTTCAGCCTCATCCTGGGACTGGTAAGAAGATTTATGGGAAAGAAGGAAGAAAAGTAAGCATTGAAAGTCTTGTAAAAGGAATAGGTATTGAAAAAATTTTGGTGATTGACCCTTACTTAAGTTTCGCAGAAAATGTAGACAAAGTTAGAAAATTTTTAAATGACGAGGAACTTGGGGTTATAGTCTTTCGAAGAGAATGTGCCAACCTAAAGTCAAGAGAAAGCTACTTTAAAATTAATCAGAACTGTTCAAAGTGCAAGGTGTGCTTAGAAGTAACAGGTTGTCCTGCAATAGATGAGGACGAAAATGGTAAACTCTTTATAGATTCAACTTTGTGCAATGGTTGCGGACTTTGTGAGAATTTTTGTCGGTATTCTGCAATTGAAAAGGTGATGGTAAAATGA
- a CDS encoding phenylacetate--CoA ligase family protein, with translation MEGVEMRENVKELFLSQLENVFKNSSFYQKKFKEAGVKLDDIQDLDDIKKLPFTTKEELRDAYPLGLMSVDEKKVVRIHSSSGTTGMPVIIPYTQKDIDDWKEMMRRCYQLAGVTELDRVQITPGYGLWTAGIGFQLGAEFLGAMTIPMGPGNTEKQLQMMVDLKSTVIVATSSYGLLLAEEVIKRGLKDKIHLRVGIFGSERWGEKQRKIIEEYLGIESFDIYGLTEIYGPGIAIDCKKHKGLHYFDDFLYFEIIDPQTGENVPDGEFGELVITTLKKEGAPLIRYRTRDITRKIPGECSCGYKYPRIDRIVGRTDDMVKVKGVNVFPAQIDTFLKDIEGVGSEYQVIIERINYRDKLTLKVEVKDEYFTPEMKELICHEFKNKIGVSPEVILCRIGELPRSEKKTKRIFDMRG, from the coding sequence ATGGAAGGTGTTGAGATGAGAGAAAATGTAAAAGAACTATTCTTAAGCCAGCTTGAAAATGTTTTTAAAAACAGCTCGTTTTATCAAAAAAAATTCAAGGAAGCAGGGGTAAAGCTTGACGATATACAGGATCTTGATGATATCAAAAAACTTCCATTTACAACAAAAGAAGAGTTGAGAGATGCCTATCCCTTAGGGCTTATGTCTGTAGATGAGAAAAAGGTTGTGAGAATTCACTCTTCTTCAGGCACAACCGGAATGCCCGTAATCATTCCTTACACTCAAAAAGATATTGATGACTGGAAAGAAATGATGAGAAGATGTTATCAATTGGCAGGTGTTACAGAGCTGGACAGAGTACAGATAACTCCTGGATATGGGTTGTGGACAGCAGGTATTGGGTTTCAGCTTGGTGCTGAATTTCTGGGTGCAATGACAATTCCTATGGGGCCAGGAAATACTGAAAAACAGCTTCAGATGATGGTGGATTTAAAATCAACAGTCATTGTTGCAACTTCATCTTATGGGCTTTTACTGGCTGAGGAGGTAATCAAAAGAGGGTTAAAAGACAAAATACATTTAAGAGTAGGGATATTTGGTTCCGAAAGATGGGGGGAAAAACAACGAAAAATTATTGAGGAGTATCTGGGTATAGAAAGTTTTGATATTTATGGGCTTACAGAGATTTATGGACCGGGCATTGCGATAGATTGTAAGAAACATAAAGGTCTTCATTATTTTGACGATTTTCTATATTTTGAAATAATTGACCCACAAACAGGTGAAAATGTTCCAGATGGAGAGTTTGGCGAACTTGTCATTACCACCTTGAAAAAAGAAGGGGCTCCTCTTATAAGATACAGAACAAGGGACATCACACGAAAAATCCCGGGTGAGTGCAGCTGTGGTTACAAGTATCCACGTATTGACAGGATTGTTGGCAGAACCGATGATATGGTAAAGGTCAAAGGTGTTAACGTCTTTCCTGCTCAGATAGACACATTTTTGAAGGATATAGAGGGTGTTGGAAGTGAATATCAAGTGATTATAGAGAGGATTAATTACAGGGATAAACTTACATTAAAGGTTGAGGTTAAAGATGAATATTTTACTCCTGAGATGAAAGAATTAATCTGTCATGAGTTTAAAAATAAAATAGGAGTATCGCCTGAGGTCATTTTGTGTAGGATAGGTGAACTTCCTCGAAGCGAAAAGAAGACAAAACGCATATTTGATATGAGAGGCTGA